The following are encoded in a window of Kitasatospora sp. NBC_01250 genomic DNA:
- a CDS encoding SAM-dependent methyltransferase, producing MSDQDTRTAPAVAGAYDPPPPNIARVYDYLLGGKDNYAADRAVGERIEQTLPAVHLGVQQQRAVLRRVVRYLVGEAGLRQLVDLGSGLPTADNVHQVAHAVDRSTRVVYVDNDPVVLTHARALLADNKETTVLAGDLREPAALLADPVLRGHIDFDQPVGLLLCGILHYVLDEEEPALIVRQLVDALPSGSYVFIHHLLVAGEDAEAAAAEAVLRQGVGRAQFRTPAAVAAFLDGLDLVDPGVVTVAEWRPDADTPPLSANPVLRLAAVGVARKP from the coding sequence GTGTCGGACCAGGACACCCGCACCGCACCGGCCGTCGCCGGCGCGTACGACCCGCCGCCGCCGAACATCGCCCGGGTGTACGACTACCTGCTCGGCGGCAAGGACAACTACGCGGCCGACCGGGCCGTCGGCGAGCGGATCGAGCAGACGCTCCCCGCCGTCCACCTCGGGGTGCAGCAGCAGCGGGCCGTGCTGCGGCGGGTGGTGCGGTACCTGGTGGGCGAGGCGGGGCTTCGGCAGTTGGTGGACCTCGGGTCGGGGCTGCCGACCGCGGACAACGTGCACCAGGTGGCGCACGCCGTCGACCGGTCCACCCGCGTGGTGTACGTCGACAACGACCCGGTGGTGCTCACCCACGCCCGGGCGCTGCTGGCCGACAACAAGGAGACGACGGTCCTCGCGGGCGATCTGCGCGAGCCCGCCGCGCTGCTCGCGGATCCGGTGCTGCGCGGCCACATCGACTTCGACCAGCCGGTGGGGCTGCTGCTCTGCGGCATCCTGCACTACGTCCTGGACGAGGAGGAGCCCGCGCTCATCGTCCGCCAGCTGGTCGACGCCCTGCCCTCGGGCAGCTACGTCTTCATCCACCACCTGCTGGTCGCCGGTGAGGACGCCGAGGCGGCTGCCGCGGAGGCGGTGCTGCGCCAAGGCGTGGGCCGCGCGCAGTTCCGCACCCCGGCCGCCGTCGCCGCCTTCCTGGACGGCCTGGACCTGGTCGACCCCGGCGTGGTCACCGTCGCCGAGTGGCGCCCGGACGCCGACACCCCGCCGCTGAGCGCCAACCCGGTGCTGCGCCTGGCGGCGGTGGGCGTGGCGCGCAAGCCCTGA
- a CDS encoding ASCH domain-containing protein, which translates to MDHDDLPPLELAFPGPERDSGVAAILSGHKTALTGLLALYRHAGEELPTAGQRLSVLDSANRPVATIELVDVRVVPMAEIDDAFALAEGRGYEDAAHWRAAHTEFFQSTGVSEYLGHTPVIDDSTLVVAQQFRLVDPTP; encoded by the coding sequence ATGGACCACGACGACCTGCCGCCCCTCGAACTCGCCTTCCCCGGCCCGGAGCGCGACAGCGGCGTGGCCGCGATCCTCAGCGGCCACAAGACCGCCCTGACCGGCCTCCTGGCGCTCTACCGGCACGCCGGTGAGGAGCTGCCGACCGCCGGACAGCGGCTGTCCGTGCTGGACTCCGCCAACCGCCCGGTCGCCACCATCGAACTCGTCGACGTCCGCGTGGTTCCCATGGCGGAGATCGACGACGCCTTCGCCCTCGCCGAAGGCCGCGGCTACGAGGACGCGGCCCACTGGCGGGCCGCCCACACGGAGTTCTTCCAGAGCACGGGCGTGAGCGAGTACCTGGGCCACACCCCAGTCATCGACGACTCCACCCTCGTGGTCGCCCAACAGTTCCGCCTGGTCGATCCGACGCCGTGA
- a CDS encoding serine protein kinase RIO: MRKRFADDESFSRIRSKGAGRRAFDDDAYEQAFAQYQGYEAQSDEAWGHEARGFEFGDDTTGDVDGDQRHDTVPAGDGPAEGDRWSTWDQSTPTEKGPEPRPDWVVTELAAVDTEFGIVRTGKEADVFLLERAVPGTGRRTLMAAKRYRDGQHRMFHRDSGYLEGRAHKESRVSRAMAKRTDFGKQAIAGQWAAAEFTALCRFWSAGVAVPYPVQILGTEILMEFIGDPSGAAAPRLAQLRPEEADLDDLWQQLGASLAVLARDGYAHGDLSAYNILVHQGRLVIIDVPQIVDVIANPRGRSFLERDVRNVGAWFTSRGLAERRVEELARELAFEARLD, from the coding sequence ATGCGCAAGCGCTTTGCCGACGACGAGTCCTTCAGCCGTATCCGCAGCAAGGGCGCGGGTCGCCGTGCTTTCGACGACGACGCCTACGAGCAGGCGTTCGCCCAGTACCAGGGCTACGAGGCCCAGAGCGACGAGGCCTGGGGCCACGAGGCCCGGGGATTCGAGTTCGGCGACGACACCACCGGGGACGTCGACGGCGACCAGCGCCACGACACCGTCCCGGCGGGGGACGGGCCGGCCGAGGGCGACCGCTGGTCCACCTGGGACCAGTCCACCCCCACCGAGAAGGGCCCCGAGCCGCGCCCCGACTGGGTGGTCACCGAACTCGCCGCGGTCGACACCGAGTTCGGCATCGTGAGGACCGGCAAGGAGGCCGACGTCTTCCTGCTGGAGCGCGCGGTGCCGGGCACCGGGCGCCGCACCCTGATGGCCGCCAAGCGCTACCGCGACGGCCAGCACCGGATGTTCCACCGCGACTCCGGCTATCTGGAGGGCCGGGCCCACAAGGAGTCCCGGGTCAGCCGCGCGATGGCCAAGCGCACCGACTTCGGCAAGCAGGCGATCGCCGGCCAGTGGGCCGCCGCGGAGTTCACCGCGCTGTGCCGGTTCTGGTCGGCCGGCGTGGCCGTGCCCTACCCCGTCCAGATCCTCGGCACCGAGATCCTGATGGAGTTCATCGGCGACCCCTCCGGTGCCGCCGCCCCGCGGCTGGCCCAACTGCGGCCCGAGGAGGCCGACCTGGACGACCTCTGGCAGCAACTCGGCGCCAGCCTGGCCGTGCTCGCCCGGGACGGCTACGCGCACGGCGACCTGTCCGCCTACAACATCCTGGTGCACCAGGGCCGCCTGGTGATCATCGACGTGCCGCAGATCGTCGACGTCATCGCCAACCCGCGCGGACGCTCCTTCCTGGAGCGCGACGTGCGCAACGTCGGCGCCTGGTTCACCTCCCGGGGGCTGGCCGAGCGGCGGGTCGAGGAGCTGGCCCGGGAGCTGGCCTTCGAGGCGAGGCTCGACTGA
- a CDS encoding BP74-related protein, which produces MRRILTKFSGLAAISMLALAVAQPAQAAQASAAPAYFEFTDSTQQTFVFKLTDQGKIQQARNILAGTETERTQVIGKVVKTPAPYNKPWKYQLDPDSVSFFGMAVEACDSNMVYLGQHLNEVGGAFLPGSTWCDWGSKLTREVTPQ; this is translated from the coding sequence ATGCGACGGATCCTCACCAAGTTCAGTGGTCTCGCGGCGATCTCGATGCTCGCCCTGGCCGTGGCCCAGCCGGCCCAGGCGGCCCAGGCGAGCGCGGCGCCGGCCTACTTCGAGTTCACCGACAGCACGCAGCAGACCTTCGTCTTCAAGCTCACCGACCAGGGCAAGATCCAGCAGGCCCGGAACATCCTGGCCGGCACGGAGACGGAGCGGACCCAGGTCATCGGGAAGGTCGTCAAGACCCCCGCCCCCTACAACAAGCCCTGGAAGTACCAGCTCGACCCGGACTCGGTCTCCTTCTTCGGGATGGCCGTCGAGGCGTGCGACTCGAACATGGTCTACCTGGGCCAGCACCTCAACGAGGTGGGCGGCGCCTTCCTGCCCGGCTCCACCTGGTGTGACTGGGGCTCGAAGCTGACCCGCGAGGTCACCCCGCAGTAG
- a CDS encoding NAD-dependent epimerase/dehydratase family protein yields the protein MRILVLGGTVFVGRAIVDEALRTGAEVTVFGRGRTGAELFPAVPRLIGDRDSGDYHALGRAGDWDAVVDVSGYVPRHVGQAMAALGDRAGRYLFVSSHAVYARTGVGPGSDEDTPRRPSVRDTEELSEATYGPLKAACEDDVLARYGERATIVRPGKVVGPHDPQAGLTYWVRRAARGGRVALPGRPEQPIQLVDSRDLATLVVRLLRDDRPGAFHAVGPAEPITLAGLIGTCARVAGSEVEIVPVPAEAAPPFFPLIRPTAQWTAQQRSPARARAAGLPATPLATTVADVLAWDRERGEPPLAEGLSPEQEAQLLGA from the coding sequence ATGCGCATTCTGGTACTTGGCGGCACCGTGTTCGTGGGCCGCGCGATCGTCGACGAAGCGTTGCGGACGGGCGCGGAGGTGACCGTGTTCGGCCGTGGCCGCACCGGAGCCGAACTCTTCCCCGCCGTGCCCCGGTTGATCGGCGACCGGGACAGCGGCGACTACCACGCCCTCGGCCGGGCGGGCGACTGGGACGCCGTGGTGGACGTCAGCGGCTACGTGCCGCGTCACGTCGGCCAGGCGATGGCGGCGCTCGGTGACCGGGCCGGGCGCTACCTGTTCGTCTCCAGCCACGCCGTCTACGCACGGACCGGCGTCGGTCCCGGCTCGGACGAGGACACCCCGCGCCGCCCATCGGTGCGGGACACCGAGGAGCTGAGCGAGGCCACCTACGGGCCGCTCAAGGCAGCCTGCGAGGACGACGTACTGGCGCGCTACGGCGAGCGGGCCACGATCGTGCGGCCGGGCAAGGTGGTCGGCCCGCACGACCCGCAGGCCGGGCTCACCTACTGGGTGCGCCGGGCCGCGCGCGGCGGCCGGGTGGCGCTGCCCGGCAGGCCCGAACAGCCCATCCAGCTGGTCGATTCGCGCGACCTGGCCACCTTGGTGGTGCGGCTGCTGCGGGACGACCGGCCCGGCGCGTTCCACGCCGTCGGTCCGGCCGAGCCGATCACCCTGGCCGGGCTGATCGGCACCTGCGCGCGGGTGGCGGGCAGCGAGGTCGAGATCGTGCCGGTGCCCGCGGAGGCGGCGCCGCCGTTCTTCCCGCTGATCCGACCCACCGCGCAGTGGACGGCCCAGCAGCGCAGCCCGGCCCGCGCCCGGGCCGCCGGCCTGCCCGCGACACCGCTCGCGACCACCGTCGCGGACGTGCTCGCCTGGGACCGCGAGCGGGGCGAGCCGCCGCTGGCGGAAGGGCTGTCGCCGGAGCAGGAGGCCCAACTGCTCGGCGCCTGA
- a CDS encoding alpha/beta hydrolase — MLPWSADLAGRMDRQVITSELLRGNPLGDPFERPLHVYLPPGYDDEPRRRYPAVYVIQGFSGHLGMWYNRTPFRRPFPETADALFAGGTPPVVLVLVDAWTSYGGSQFVDSPGTGRYHAYLCEEVVPYVDARYRTLAGREHRAIAGKSSGGFGAMITPMLRPDLFGALATHAGDALYEYCYVPEFPQVVRTLRPWGGDIGAWWDDFRQRPAMTRPGDDVTLSALGVAACFSADPDGTPRLPFDTGTGELIPELWQRWLDLDPVRMVPRHAEAVRSLRAVWIDAGTRDDFFLDVGAEAFHRAVRAAGLPEQAVRFELFDGGHGGIDYRYPLALDWLARRIQP; from the coding sequence ATGCTCCCGTGGTCGGCCGACCTCGCGGGCCGGATGGACCGGCAGGTCATCACCAGCGAGCTGCTGCGCGGCAACCCGCTGGGCGACCCGTTCGAACGGCCGCTGCACGTCTACCTGCCGCCGGGGTACGACGACGAGCCAAGACGGCGCTACCCCGCGGTCTACGTGATCCAGGGCTTCAGCGGCCATCTGGGCATGTGGTACAACCGCACCCCGTTCCGCCGGCCCTTCCCGGAGACCGCCGACGCGCTGTTCGCCGGCGGTACGCCGCCCGTCGTCCTGGTCCTGGTCGACGCCTGGACGTCCTACGGCGGCAGCCAGTTCGTCGACTCGCCCGGGACGGGCCGCTACCACGCGTACCTGTGCGAGGAGGTCGTCCCGTACGTCGACGCCCGCTACCGCACCCTCGCCGGGCGTGAACACCGGGCGATAGCCGGCAAGTCGAGCGGCGGGTTCGGTGCGATGATCACGCCGATGCTGCGTCCGGACCTCTTCGGGGCGCTGGCCACGCACGCCGGGGACGCGCTCTACGAGTACTGCTACGTACCCGAGTTCCCGCAGGTGGTGCGCACCCTACGGCCCTGGGGCGGTGACATCGGCGCATGGTGGGACGACTTCCGGCAGCGGCCCGCCATGACCAGGCCCGGCGACGACGTCACGCTGAGCGCGCTCGGCGTGGCCGCCTGCTTCTCGGCGGACCCGGACGGCACGCCGCGGCTTCCGTTCGACACCGGCACGGGTGAGCTGATCCCGGAGCTGTGGCAGCGCTGGCTCGACCTCGACCCGGTCCGGATGGTCCCCCGACACGCGGAAGCGGTACGGTCGTTGCGCGCGGTGTGGATCGACGCCGGCACCCGGGACGACTTCTTCCTGGACGTCGGCGCCGAGGCCTTCCACCGGGCGGTCCGCGCCGCCGGACTGCCCGAACAGGCGGTCCGCTTCGAGCTGTTCGACGGCGGCCACGGCGGCATCGACTACCGCTACCCGCTCGCCCTCGACTGGCTCGCCCGCCGGATCCAGCCCTGA
- a CDS encoding thioesterase family protein — protein sequence MTGGSPHQPESFYLDLGEGRFESTRSTAGPWSPKAQHAGPPSALLGRALERHQAREGFRIARVTLEIPRPVPVGELTVAVRTVRSGARTELLEGEITADGQVVMLARAWRLAASPSDTPELRPEPTPPPLPGPQPPHGLRGANLDGYVSAMEWRFPPGTGFDRPGPGTAWARQRIPLVAGSADTPLTRALTLADSNWAVAFELDHVRQMVINTDVTLALHRDPVGEWLCLSAATTASPLGSGLALGRLDDASGACGQVLQTLFVAER from the coding sequence ATGACCGGTGGTTCACCGCACCAGCCCGAGTCCTTCTACCTGGACCTGGGGGAGGGCCGGTTCGAGAGCACCAGGTCCACCGCCGGACCGTGGAGTCCGAAGGCCCAGCACGCCGGCCCGCCGTCGGCGCTGCTGGGCCGGGCGCTGGAGCGCCACCAGGCGCGCGAGGGGTTCCGGATCGCGCGGGTGACGCTGGAGATCCCGCGCCCTGTCCCGGTCGGCGAACTCACGGTGGCCGTGCGCACGGTCCGTTCGGGCGCGCGCACCGAGCTGCTCGAAGGCGAGATCACCGCGGACGGCCAGGTGGTGATGCTGGCCCGGGCCTGGCGCCTGGCCGCGAGCCCGTCGGACACCCCGGAGCTGCGCCCGGAGCCCACCCCGCCGCCACTGCCCGGGCCGCAGCCGCCGCACGGCCTGCGCGGCGCCAACCTGGACGGCTACGTCTCGGCGATGGAGTGGCGCTTCCCGCCCGGCACCGGCTTCGACCGGCCGGGCCCCGGGACGGCGTGGGCCCGCCAGCGGATCCCGTTGGTGGCGGGCAGCGCCGACACCCCGCTCACCCGCGCGCTCACCCTCGCCGACAGCAACTGGGCGGTGGCCTTCGAGCTCGACCACGTCCGGCAGATGGTCATCAACACCGACGTCACCCTCGCCCTGCACCGCGACCCGGTCGGCGAGTGGCTCTGCCTGAGCGCGGCCACCACCGCGAGCCCGCTCGGCTCGGGCCTGGCCCTCGGCCGGCTGGACGACGCCTCGGGTGCCTGCGGCCAGGTGCTGCAGACCCTGTTCGTCGCGGAGCGCTGA
- a CDS encoding SRPBCC family protein, with amino-acid sequence MATVTVRRVIAAPIGEVFDWCATTTNYTRTRFVLRARLARPGAGAAYGVGAVRVHTWLIGWFRERITSYHPPYDFDYTVDRSFPPARHELGRMTFTEVGGGTLVVWETAFRLPAPFGDAFARVVGAPVIGHVFGRILAAADRALTAGAGGSRGRVPGEPPTALR; translated from the coding sequence ATGGCAACCGTGACGGTACGACGGGTCATCGCGGCGCCGATCGGCGAGGTCTTCGACTGGTGCGCCACCACCACGAACTACACCCGCACCCGGTTCGTCCTGCGGGCGCGCCTGGCCCGGCCGGGGGCGGGCGCGGCCTACGGGGTGGGGGCCGTCCGGGTGCACACCTGGCTGATCGGCTGGTTCCGCGAGCGGATCACCAGCTACCACCCGCCGTACGACTTCGACTACACCGTGGACCGCAGCTTCCCGCCGGCCCGTCACGAACTGGGCCGGATGACCTTCACCGAGGTCGGCGGAGGCACCCTGGTGGTCTGGGAGACCGCCTTCCGGCTCCCCGCCCCGTTCGGGGACGCCTTCGCCCGCGTGGTGGGCGCCCCCGTCATCGGCCACGTCTTCGGCCGGATCCTGGCAGCCGCCGACCGGGCGCTCACCGCCGGTGCGGGAGGCTCGCGCGGCCGTGTTCCCGGCGAGCCCCCTACCGCCCTACGCTGA
- a CDS encoding CaiB/BaiF CoA transferase family protein, translating into MSQPLPLPLPLPQPQSLPLAGVTVVALEQAVAAPLATRHLADLGARVVKIERPDGGDFARGYDRSVGGLASHFVWLNRGKESITLDLRTPGGRAVLADLVAGADVFVQNLAPGAAARLGFGAVELRARHPRLITVDLSGYGSGGPYQDKRAYDMLIQGEVGLVSLTGTPEQPAKTGVPSSDIAAGMYALSGTLAALVGRAGSGQGSAVGISMFEATAEWMGHQLHHTQGTGRSPGRAGLSHPGIAPYDAFPTADEQEVLIGIQNDREWARFAEHFLARPELAEHPDWATNVERVRRRRQVDALVAGRTVTMTVPEVIKLLDALAIASARLNDVGDLLEHPQLAARDRWRPVATPAGEIRGLLPPFDFAGVELPMGPVPALGEHTEPVLRGLGYPPERITALRAAGALGGSSATAG; encoded by the coding sequence ATGTCTCAGCCGCTGCCGCTGCCGCTGCCGCTGCCGCAGCCGCAGTCGCTGCCGTTGGCGGGCGTCACGGTGGTCGCGTTGGAGCAGGCGGTGGCCGCGCCGCTGGCCACCCGGCACCTGGCCGACCTCGGCGCCCGGGTGGTGAAGATCGAGCGGCCCGACGGCGGCGACTTCGCACGCGGCTACGACCGCAGCGTCGGGGGACTGGCCAGCCACTTCGTCTGGCTCAACCGGGGCAAGGAGTCGATCACCCTCGACCTGCGGACACCCGGGGGCCGGGCCGTGCTCGCCGACCTGGTGGCGGGCGCGGACGTCTTCGTGCAGAACCTGGCTCCCGGGGCCGCCGCCCGACTCGGCTTCGGCGCCGTCGAGTTGCGCGCCCGGCACCCGCGGCTGATCACGGTGGACCTCTCCGGCTACGGCTCCGGCGGGCCCTACCAGGACAAACGCGCCTACGACATGCTGATCCAGGGCGAGGTGGGGCTGGTCTCGCTCACCGGTACGCCCGAGCAGCCGGCCAAGACCGGCGTGCCCAGTTCGGACATCGCCGCCGGCATGTACGCCCTGTCGGGCACGCTGGCCGCGCTGGTCGGCCGGGCCGGCAGTGGGCAGGGCAGCGCGGTCGGGATCTCGATGTTCGAGGCGACGGCGGAGTGGATGGGCCACCAACTGCACCACACCCAGGGGACCGGCCGCTCGCCGGGCCGGGCGGGCCTGTCCCACCCGGGCATCGCGCCCTACGACGCGTTCCCCACGGCCGACGAGCAGGAGGTGCTGATCGGCATTCAGAACGACCGCGAGTGGGCCAGGTTCGCCGAGCACTTTCTGGCCCGCCCCGAACTCGCGGAGCACCCCGACTGGGCGACCAACGTCGAGCGGGTGCGCCGCCGGCGGCAGGTCGACGCGCTGGTGGCCGGGCGGACCGTGACGATGACCGTGCCGGAGGTGATCAAGCTCCTGGACGCACTGGCCATCGCCTCGGCCCGGCTGAACGACGTCGGCGACCTGCTGGAACACCCGCAACTGGCCGCCCGGGACCGCTGGCGCCCGGTGGCGACCCCGGCCGGGGAGATCCGCGGGCTGCTGCCGCCGTTCGACTTCGCCGGCGTCGAGCTGCCGATGGGCCCGGTACCGGCGCTGGGCGAGCACACCGAGCCGGTGCTGCGCGGACTCGGCTACCCGCCCGAGCGGATCACCGCCCTGCGTGCGGCCGGGGCGCTCGGGGGGTCGTCGGCTACTGCGGGGTGA